In one window of Mytilus galloprovincialis chromosome 6, xbMytGall1.hap1.1, whole genome shotgun sequence DNA:
- the LOC143078784 gene encoding cyclin-D1-binding protein 1 homolog, producing MAENLYVELLHNLTANLAIAIDQVKGGETKKTDGIEFNAEDFWNRLGLVFKAIAHEATKLSLTFSSPPLPSSQECESLITGVEKTTLALVSLYYCLPKSQGLRLRKSTQNAVVDVIQGITDLAKAVKQYGCGSSEQLQSTGNVWNGADIFPQIPKDNREAVLKVICEAQGMATDALQEIQEAVDSGGMGDDLDELLGEDVGSDNENTWSERDKTLLGPCLGLLKASKSLLKKTKDTVKKNACCNSEQTVTQLDDLADLVDRLSPAVDELASSLYPPLHYQTLNENGKTVYQIQGTMLEFIRKCDFVTENDQQWIDFLHKANQHNWENINTHLNEVS from the exons ATGGCAGAAAACTTATATGTTGAACTACTCCACAATTTAACAGCAAATTTAGCTATAGCAATAGATCAAGTGAAAG GAGGAGAAACTAAAAAAACTGATGGAATTGAGTTTAATGCAGAAGATTTCTGGAACAGATTAG GATTGGTATTTAAAGCTATAGCACATGAAGCTACAAAATTATCCCTGACTTTTTCTTCCCCTCCATTGCCTTCTTCTCAG GAGTGTGAATCATTAATAACAGGAGTGGAGAAAACAACTTTAGCTTTAGTGTCATTATATTACTGTTTACCTAAATCTCAAG GTCTTAGATTAAGGAAGTCTACACAGAATGCTGTGGTTGATGTGATACAGGGTATTACAGATTTAGCTAAAGCTGTCAAGCAGTATGGATGTGG ATCATCTGAACAGTTACAGTCTACAGGCAATGTATGGAATGGTGCTGATATATTTCCTCAGATTCCAAAAG ATAATAGAGAAGCTGTATTAAAGGTTATATGTGAGGCACAGGGGATGGCTACTGATGCTTTACAAGAAATACAAGAG GCTGTAGACAGTGGAGGTATGGGAGATGACCTTGATGAACTCCTTGGTGAAGATGTCGGATCAGATAATGAAAACACATGGTCAGAACGAGATAAAACATTACTTGGTCCATGTCTTGGTTTGCTGAAAGCCTCCAAATCATTACTTAAGAAGACGAAGGACACAGTAAAGAAGAATGCCTGTTGTAATAGTGAACAGACTGTAACACAGCTTGATGATTTAGCAGATCTTGTTGACAGATTAAGTCCTGCCGTTGATGAATTGGCATCTAGTTTGTATCCACCGTTACATTACCAGACATTGAATGAAAAT GGAAAGACTGTTTACCAAATCCAAGGAACTATGTTAGAATTTATCAG AAAATGTGATTTCGTGACAGAAAATGATCAACAGTGGATAGATTTTCTACACAAAGCAAATCAACACAACTGGGAAAACATTAACACACATTTAAATGAAGTCAGTTGA
- the LOC143078785 gene encoding programmed cell death protein 5-like: MADDELDAIRARRMAELQGGGGGQNMPSPEEQAERQRQMSDMKNGILSQVLDQSARARLNTISLAKPEKAKMIEGMLMQMAQSGQIQNKLGEDQLKGLLEKVSERTNKKTTVNFKRRGLDDSDDEF, encoded by the exons ATGGCTGATGATGAATTGGATGCCATAAGGGCCAGAAGAATGGCAGAACTTCAAGGG gGAGGAGGAGGACAGAATATGCCAAGTCCAGAGGAGCAAGCTGAAAGACAAAGACAGatgagtgatatgaaaaatggcATCCTCAGCCAAGTACTGGATCAGTCTGCTAGAGCTAGAT TAAACACAATTTCTTTAGCAAAACCTGAAAAAGCCAAGATGATAGAAGGCATGTTAATGCAGATGGCTCAAAGTGGTCAGATACAAAATAAG CTTGGTGAAGATCAGTTAAAAGGATTGTTAGAAAAAGTCAGTgagagaacaaacaaaaaaactacaGTAAAC tttaagagAAGAGGATTAGACGACTCGGATGATGAGTTTTAG